Proteins encoded in a region of the Streptomyces sp. NBC_00310 genome:
- a CDS encoding tetratricopeptide repeat protein has protein sequence MAKAWRWPLWGAVVAVVGALFVPIGALLWVHLSVTLGAIVTLVRMANREVPFPVAVAQWRLGGDDPDVLRARALSAVACLQQGQPALAVYRLKSVLPDLARALGPDHPETLSARVLGVQLRGQIGDLPDRLTAVDEVISDIGRVLGPGHPDTLAAVYCRAEWLGQDGRTDEAEAAYTDVIAATTEHLGADHNMTLIARSSLTILRHDRAGRTGDGTASAVAVDDMAAVVDAMERALGADDPTTASTRRLLTQWQNARPRETG, from the coding sequence GTGGCGAAGGCGTGGCGTTGGCCGCTGTGGGGTGCGGTGGTCGCCGTCGTGGGCGCCCTGTTCGTGCCGATCGGCGCACTGCTCTGGGTGCATCTGTCGGTGACACTGGGCGCGATCGTCACCCTCGTACGCATGGCGAACCGGGAGGTCCCGTTCCCGGTGGCCGTGGCGCAGTGGCGGCTCGGGGGCGACGATCCCGACGTACTGCGCGCCCGTGCCCTATCGGCGGTCGCGTGTCTGCAGCAGGGGCAGCCCGCTCTCGCGGTGTACCGGCTGAAGTCCGTGCTGCCGGACCTGGCCCGCGCCTTGGGGCCGGACCACCCCGAGACGCTGTCCGCCCGCGTGCTGGGCGTCCAACTGCGCGGCCAGATCGGTGACTTGCCCGACCGGCTCACCGCGGTCGACGAAGTGATCTCCGACATCGGCCGCGTCCTCGGTCCCGGCCACCCCGACACGCTCGCCGCCGTCTACTGCCGAGCCGAGTGGCTCGGCCAGGACGGCCGTACCGACGAGGCGGAGGCGGCGTACACCGACGTCATCGCCGCGACCACGGAGCATCTGGGCGCCGACCACAACATGACGTTGATCGCCCGCAGTTCACTGACGATCCTGCGCCACGACCGGGCCGGCCGGACCGGCGACGGGACCGCGTCCGCTGTCGCCGTCGACGACATGGCCGCCGTCGTCGACGCGATGGAACGCGCCCTCGGCGCCGACGATCCGACCACGGCCTCCACCCGCCGCCTCCTCACCCAGTGGCAGAACGCCCGGCCCCGAGAGACCGGCTGA
- a CDS encoding AAA family ATPase — MIVWVNGAFGSGKTTLVEELRGLWPEALVFDPEVIGYVLREIVEVPTGDFQDLRLWRRQVAESLVGLVEEYRRPVLVPMTLVNPAYVAEVFGAIEAAGIPLHHFFLKVPEGVLVARIDGRSFTPDDPEQDERVRQWCKGRIAACVAAADTLPTDTVFLDGESSPGELAGLVLRRVAE; from the coding sequence ATGATCGTGTGGGTGAACGGGGCCTTCGGGAGCGGAAAGACGACGTTGGTCGAGGAGCTGCGGGGGCTGTGGCCCGAGGCGCTGGTGTTCGACCCCGAAGTGATCGGCTACGTGCTGAGGGAGATCGTGGAGGTGCCGACCGGCGACTTCCAGGACCTGCGGCTGTGGCGGCGGCAGGTCGCCGAGTCTCTGGTGGGCCTGGTGGAGGAGTACCGGCGGCCGGTGCTGGTGCCGATGACCCTGGTGAACCCCGCGTACGTGGCTGAGGTGTTCGGCGCCATCGAGGCGGCCGGCATCCCGCTCCACCACTTCTTTCTCAAGGTCCCCGAGGGGGTGTTGGTCGCCCGGATCGACGGCCGCAGCTTCACACCGGACGACCCCGAGCAGGACGAACGGGTCCGGCAGTGGTGCAAGGGGCGGATCGCGGCGTGCGTGGCCGCGGCCGACACCTTGCCCACCGACACGGTCTTCCTGGACGGCGAGTCGAGCCCTGGCGAGCTGGCCGGACTGGTTCTTCGCCGAGTAGCCGAGTAG
- a CDS encoding helix-turn-helix transcriptional regulator: protein MRSPRHVGTSQYVGTPVSAVPARPSRVPAHPPHLPEPSSQGLSVALACAEREWPHDDWPAPDDRYVSSALHIPPPYRALRETEADVVVLRCEDPSVSFAELLKAMGSMSAPVIVVSPRQDAEVVVEVFRGGAGYLVEGDYCTCMLSSAVMAATVGHTYFSPVACAAVRDAARQLPDHGEAMERLRSLLSPRERQIMELLSTGLGAQEIGLRLRLSEKTVRNNLSNVYAKLDVRGSTEAVLRWLGATPGVRV from the coding sequence GTGCGATCCCCCCGGCACGTCGGCACGTCCCAGTACGTAGGCACCCCCGTTTCAGCTGTTCCCGCACGCCCCTCCCGCGTCCCGGCACACCCACCCCACCTGCCGGAACCGTCGTCCCAGGGCCTGTCCGTCGCGCTCGCCTGTGCCGAAAGGGAGTGGCCGCACGACGACTGGCCGGCCCCCGACGACCGGTACGTGAGCAGCGCGCTGCACATCCCGCCGCCCTATCGCGCACTCCGGGAGACCGAGGCGGATGTCGTGGTCCTGCGCTGCGAGGACCCGTCGGTCTCCTTCGCGGAGCTGCTGAAGGCCATGGGCTCCATGAGCGCTCCGGTGATCGTCGTCAGCCCCCGCCAGGACGCCGAGGTGGTGGTGGAGGTGTTCCGCGGCGGGGCCGGCTACCTGGTCGAGGGCGACTACTGCACCTGCATGCTCTCCTCGGCGGTCATGGCCGCCACGGTCGGCCACACCTACTTCTCGCCCGTCGCCTGCGCCGCCGTCCGGGACGCGGCCCGGCAACTGCCGGACCACGGGGAGGCGATGGAGCGACTGCGCTCGCTGCTCTCGCCCCGCGAACGCCAGATCATGGAACTCCTCTCCACCGGCCTCGGCGCCCAGGAGATCGGGCTGCGGCTGCGGCTGAGCGAGAAGACCGTCCGCAACAACCTGAGCAACGTCTACGCCAAGTTGGATGTCCGGGGGAGCACGGAGGCGGTGCTGCGATGGCTGGGGGCGACCCCCGGGGTTCGCGTATGA
- a CDS encoding N-acyl-D-amino-acid deacylase family protein: MLDHVIKGVTVVDGTGAPAYTADVGIRDGRIAVVGTVTEEARTSEDAAGLVLAPGFVDPHTHYDAQLFWDPYATPSLNHGVTTVAGGNCGFTLAPLNPSRPEDADYTRRMMSKVEGMSLVALEEGAPWSWHGFGEYLDALEGRIAVNAGFMVGHCALRRYVMGPDAIGGQPTDEQLDAMLRLFHEAMEAGAWGLSTTQSSTHSDGDGQPVASRHAKPAELIALSRAVGEHEGTQIEAIVAGCLDQFGDDEIDLFVEMSAVAGRPLNWNVLTIDAAVPERVPRQLEASERARKAGGRVVALTMPILTPMNMSLGTFCALNLIPGWGPILGLPVPERIERLRDPDVRAEMLRRADSKEAGVFRRLANFGRYVIGDTYSEANEGLTGRVVKDIAAERGQEPFECLVEICAADHLRTVLWPMPTDNDPDSWALRAETWRHEDVLLGGSDAGAHLDRMCGAPYTTRFIGDCLRGRKLVGLEQAVKMLTDDPARLFGLRERGQVREGWHADLVLFDPARVDAGKATLVHDLPGDSPRLDSKAIGIRAVWVNGVEAIRGDVVTGAVPGKVLRSGRDTRTVSTK; encoded by the coding sequence ATGCTCGACCATGTCATCAAAGGTGTGACCGTCGTCGACGGGACCGGCGCTCCCGCGTACACCGCTGACGTGGGGATACGCGACGGTCGTATCGCCGTCGTCGGGACCGTCACCGAAGAGGCCCGCACGTCCGAGGACGCGGCCGGGCTCGTGCTCGCGCCCGGGTTCGTCGATCCCCACACCCACTACGACGCCCAGCTGTTCTGGGACCCGTACGCGACGCCGTCCCTCAACCACGGGGTGACGACCGTCGCGGGCGGGAACTGCGGGTTCACGCTGGCGCCCCTCAACCCCTCCCGTCCCGAGGACGCGGACTACACGCGGCGGATGATGTCCAAGGTCGAGGGGATGTCACTGGTCGCGCTGGAGGAGGGGGCGCCCTGGAGCTGGCACGGCTTCGGGGAGTACCTGGACGCCCTCGAAGGACGGATCGCCGTCAACGCGGGCTTCATGGTGGGGCATTGCGCGCTCCGGCGGTATGTGATGGGCCCGGATGCCATCGGCGGGCAGCCCACCGACGAGCAACTGGACGCGATGCTGCGGCTGTTCCACGAGGCGATGGAGGCGGGGGCGTGGGGGCTGTCGACCACGCAGTCGTCGACGCACAGCGACGGGGACGGACAGCCGGTCGCGTCGCGGCATGCGAAGCCCGCCGAACTCATCGCCCTCTCCCGGGCCGTGGGCGAGCACGAGGGCACGCAGATCGAGGCGATCGTGGCGGGCTGCCTGGACCAGTTCGGCGACGACGAGATCGATCTGTTCGTGGAGATGAGCGCGGTGGCCGGGCGGCCGCTCAACTGGAACGTGCTGACCATCGACGCCGCCGTCCCCGAGCGGGTGCCGAGGCAGTTGGAGGCGAGTGAGCGGGCGCGGAAGGCCGGCGGCCGGGTGGTCGCCCTGACGATGCCGATCCTCACGCCGATGAACATGTCGCTGGGTACGTTCTGCGCGCTGAACCTGATCCCCGGGTGGGGGCCGATCCTGGGCCTGCCGGTGCCCGAACGGATCGAGCGCCTGCGGGATCCCGACGTCCGCGCCGAGATGCTGCGGCGGGCGGACAGCAAGGAGGCGGGCGTCTTCCGCCGGCTCGCCAACTTCGGGCGGTACGTCATCGGCGACACGTACAGCGAGGCGAACGAGGGCCTCACCGGGCGGGTCGTGAAGGACATCGCGGCGGAGCGGGGGCAGGAACCGTTCGAGTGCCTGGTGGAGATCTGCGCCGCCGACCACCTTCGTACGGTCCTGTGGCCCATGCCCACCGACAACGACCCCGACTCCTGGGCCCTGCGCGCCGAGACCTGGCGCCACGAGGACGTGCTGCTCGGCGGCTCGGACGCGGGCGCCCATCTGGACCGTATGTGCGGCGCCCCGTACACCACCCGGTTCATCGGGGACTGTCTGCGCGGCCGGAAGCTCGTCGGGCTCGAACAGGCGGTGAAGATGCTGACCGACGACCCGGCGCGCCTCTTCGGCCTGCGGGAACGGGGGCAGGTGCGGGAGGGCTGGCACGCGGACCTCGTCCTCTTCGACCCGGCACGCGTCGACGCCGGCAAGGCCACCCTGGTGCACGACCTGCCGGGTGACAGCCCGCGCCTCGACTCCAAGGCGATCGGCATCCGGGCCGTCTGGGTCAACGGCGTCGAGGCGATCCGCGGCGACGTGGTGACCGGGGCCGTGCCCGGCAAGGTGCTGCGCAGCGGACGGGACACACGGACGGTGAGTACGAAGTGA
- a CDS encoding HAD domain-containing protein — protein MDRPLLYLDVDGPLNPYAAQPERRPAGYTTHRMKPQGWIAQHPEKPAAYVRPLRVWLNPDHGRRLLELSELFDLVWATTWVGEANTYIAPVLGLPELPVVDWPQSPVTQRSGVAPEPGVFWKTSRLVEHAAGRPFAWVDDEIGTADQRFVATHHRNSALLHRVDPRLGLREPDFATLAAFARTTGRAG, from the coding sequence ATGGACCGCCCTCTCCTCTACCTCGATGTGGACGGACCGTTGAACCCGTACGCCGCTCAGCCGGAGCGGCGGCCCGCCGGTTACACGACCCACCGGATGAAACCGCAGGGCTGGATCGCCCAGCATCCGGAGAAGCCCGCGGCGTACGTCAGGCCGTTACGGGTCTGGCTCAACCCGGACCACGGCCGCCGGCTGCTGGAGCTGAGCGAGCTGTTCGACCTGGTGTGGGCGACGACCTGGGTCGGTGAGGCGAACACCTACATAGCCCCGGTCCTCGGGCTGCCGGAACTGCCGGTGGTGGACTGGCCTCAGAGCCCTGTCACCCAACGGTCCGGGGTGGCCCCGGAGCCCGGCGTGTTCTGGAAGACATCGCGTCTCGTCGAACACGCGGCGGGGCGTCCGTTCGCATGGGTGGACGACGAGATCGGCACCGCCGACCAGCGGTTCGTGGCCACCCACCACCGGAACTCCGCCCTGCTGCACCGCGTCGACCCCCGGCTCGGCCTGCGCGAACCGGACTTCGCCACCCTCGCTGCCTTCGCCCGGACCACCGGCCGGGCGGGGTAG
- a CDS encoding SDR family NAD(P)-dependent oxidoreductase produces MGKLDGRVVLVTGAARGQGEQEARLFRAEGAEVVVADVLDDQGEALAKELGAHYVHLDVSSEDDWTAAAAAAKAAYGRVDGLVNNAGILRFNSLVDTPLDEFMQVVRVNQVGVFLGIKTLAPEIEAAGGGTIVNTASYTGMTGMAYVGAYAATKHAIVGLTRVAALELARKGIRVNAVCPGSVDTAMTDPGDEASAEAVGKLYRKRIPLGRIGRPEEVARLALFLSCEDSSYITGQPFVIDGGWLAGVSL; encoded by the coding sequence ATGGGCAAGCTCGACGGACGTGTCGTCCTCGTCACAGGCGCCGCACGCGGCCAGGGGGAGCAGGAGGCCCGGCTGTTCCGGGCGGAAGGGGCCGAGGTCGTCGTCGCCGACGTCCTCGACGACCAGGGCGAGGCCCTCGCCAAGGAGCTGGGCGCGCACTACGTCCACCTGGACGTGAGCAGTGAGGATGACTGGACGGCCGCCGCGGCCGCCGCCAAGGCCGCGTACGGCCGCGTCGACGGGCTCGTCAACAACGCCGGCATCCTGCGCTTCAACTCCCTCGTCGACACCCCCCTCGACGAGTTCATGCAGGTCGTGCGGGTCAACCAGGTCGGCGTCTTCCTCGGCATCAAGACCCTGGCCCCCGAGATCGAGGCGGCCGGCGGCGGCACGATCGTCAACACCGCCTCGTACACGGGGATGACGGGCATGGCGTACGTCGGCGCGTACGCGGCGACCAAGCACGCGATCGTCGGCCTCACCCGCGTGGCCGCGCTGGAGCTGGCCCGCAAGGGCATCCGGGTCAACGCGGTCTGTCCCGGCTCCGTCGACACCGCGATGACCGACCCGGGCGACGAGGCGTCCGCGGAGGCCGTCGGCAAGCTCTACCGCAAGCGGATTCCGCTCGGCCGGATCGGCCGCCCCGAGGAGGTCGCCCGCCTCGCCCTCTTCCTCTCCTGCGAGGACTCCTCCTACATCACCGGACAGCCGTTCGTGATCGACGGGGGCTGGCTGGCCGGAGTGAGCCTGTGA
- a CDS encoding metallophosphoesterase family protein — protein MRHRIVALAVAGVLAAAVPAGAASPEPVPGYGYEDGYGYEDGDGDGDSPPPGPTPPPPGSASPDGEAWAWTQLTSGGTQIRYVSTDSSQTCPSVRYTYGGSQHTDPLSRRSEPRGLQFPTTVCEAEVPLTASDATLVPATVRAARLHPSTGQLPLPNWTSSTRPARIGVIGDTGCELPADMNEPAQNCANRWPFRQIADSVVDRTRPNLVVHVGDYLYREDPGRGNDNPAGCTSTADAANWACVVADFFRPAERLLATAPVVLARGNHEDCNMNQQGGAGGAWFRYLADELRSNGSCSLFSRPAMIHAGTLTLASVDSSLADRRDDGSTANQGTYTTQFNAVNQAAALAPGDVFVVTHKPLWMVKAAGQTPGAVTWATRVLDGAVANTQLRHLQSKVRMVLSGHFHLAQKLDFDSTRPPQLTLGNSGGPLDNGPIDGNVELQSIGTPPQQVNQSVTKLRTPGGLAIYGYGDLRWDGTTWNLTFRDRTGDPLGSSCRLSTSTDHRNFVC, from the coding sequence ATGAGACATCGGATAGTGGCCCTCGCGGTGGCGGGTGTGCTGGCCGCGGCGGTCCCGGCCGGCGCGGCTTCCCCGGAGCCCGTGCCCGGGTACGGGTACGAGGACGGGTACGGGTACGAGGACGGGGACGGGGACGGGGACTCACCGCCGCCGGGGCCGACCCCTCCGCCGCCCGGTTCGGCGTCGCCGGACGGCGAGGCCTGGGCCTGGACGCAGCTGACCAGCGGCGGCACCCAGATCCGATACGTGTCCACGGACTCCAGCCAGACGTGCCCCAGCGTGCGCTACACGTACGGGGGTAGCCAGCACACGGACCCGCTGAGCCGGAGGAGCGAGCCCCGGGGGCTCCAGTTCCCGACCACCGTCTGCGAGGCCGAGGTGCCCCTCACGGCCTCCGACGCGACGCTGGTGCCCGCGACGGTACGAGCGGCCAGGCTGCACCCGTCGACGGGTCAGCTGCCTCTGCCGAACTGGACCTCGAGCACCCGTCCCGCCAGGATCGGCGTGATCGGCGACACCGGCTGCGAGCTCCCCGCGGACATGAACGAGCCGGCGCAGAACTGTGCGAACCGCTGGCCGTTCCGGCAGATCGCGGACAGTGTCGTCGACCGGACGAGGCCGAATCTCGTCGTCCACGTCGGTGACTACCTCTACCGGGAGGACCCCGGCAGGGGGAACGACAATCCGGCGGGCTGCACGAGCACCGCCGACGCGGCCAACTGGGCCTGTGTGGTCGCCGACTTCTTCAGGCCCGCCGAACGGCTGCTGGCCACGGCTCCCGTCGTGCTGGCGCGGGGCAACCACGAGGACTGCAACATGAACCAGCAGGGCGGCGCGGGCGGCGCGTGGTTCCGCTATCTCGCCGACGAACTGCGCTCCAACGGTTCCTGCAGCCTGTTCAGCCGGCCTGCGATGATCCACGCCGGCACGCTGACCCTCGCTTCCGTGGACTCCTCGCTCGCCGACCGGAGGGACGACGGCAGCACAGCGAACCAGGGCACCTACACCACGCAGTTCAACGCCGTGAACCAGGCCGCGGCGCTGGCTCCCGGCGACGTCTTCGTGGTCACGCACAAGCCGCTGTGGATGGTGAAGGCGGCCGGACAGACGCCGGGGGCGGTCACCTGGGCGACGCGGGTTCTCGACGGGGCCGTCGCCAACACCCAGCTGCGTCACCTGCAGAGCAAGGTGCGCATGGTGCTCTCGGGACACTTCCACCTCGCCCAGAAGCTCGACTTCGACAGCACCCGCCCACCCCAGCTGACCCTGGGCAACTCCGGTGGCCCCCTGGACAACGGCCCGATCGACGGCAATGTCGAGCTGCAGTCCATCGGCACGCCGCCGCAGCAGGTGAACCAGTCGGTGACCAAGCTGCGGACCCCCGGAGGTCTGGCGATCTACGGTTACGGGGACCTCCGCTGGGACGGCACGACCTGGAATCTCACCTTCCGTGACAGGACCGGCGACCCCCTGGGCAGCAGCTGCCGGCTGAGCACGAGCACCGACCACCGGAACTTCGTCTGCTAG
- a CDS encoding aldehyde dehydrogenase family protein: MSSAGASEGASEGQRLFVGGSWVEPDGGHYEVVDPATESVVGWAPQASREQVHAAAAAAREAFGPWSRTPAAERAAILARTADHIRRHLVPYAELAQAESGATTGTARAMQVGVGSARFRRYARVEPVEEPIAPQINEAGPFGRAAVMGALAVRQPVGVVTCVTSYNNPWANPAGKIAPALAMGNTVVVKPAPQDPLSVYRMAEALEAAGVPPGVVNVVSGSGADVGEAAVDAPDVDMVSFTGSTAVGQRIAEVCGRGMKRQLMELGGKGAAVVFDDADVGSAVAGIATTFSFYSGQICTAPTRVIAQRGVYDRLVTQLAAYAGRLPVGDPREPGTVVGPVISAAHRDRVESYVELGRKEGARVVAGGERPPYDRGFFVAPTLLADCTPDMRVVREEIFGPVVVVLPFDDEDEAVTLANDSDYGLIDYVWSGDVARAFRVARCLRAGGVGVNTVGRNMEAPFGGFKKSGVGRDVGSYALHAYSETQAIVWPG; encoded by the coding sequence GTGAGTTCCGCAGGGGCGTCCGAAGGGGCGTCCGAGGGGCAGCGGTTGTTCGTCGGGGGCTCCTGGGTGGAGCCCGACGGAGGGCACTACGAGGTGGTCGACCCGGCGACGGAGAGCGTCGTCGGGTGGGCGCCGCAGGCCTCGCGGGAACAGGTGCACGCGGCCGCCGCCGCAGCCCGCGAGGCCTTCGGCCCGTGGTCACGGACCCCCGCCGCCGAACGGGCGGCGATCCTCGCCCGGACGGCGGACCACATACGCCGCCACCTCGTCCCGTACGCCGAACTCGCGCAGGCCGAGAGCGGTGCGACGACCGGTACGGCGCGGGCGATGCAGGTGGGCGTGGGCTCGGCCCGTTTCCGGCGGTACGCCCGCGTGGAGCCGGTGGAGGAGCCGATCGCCCCCCAGATCAACGAGGCGGGCCCCTTCGGCAGGGCGGCCGTGATGGGCGCCCTCGCCGTACGGCAGCCGGTGGGCGTGGTCACCTGCGTCACCTCGTACAACAACCCCTGGGCCAATCCGGCCGGCAAGATCGCCCCGGCCCTGGCCATGGGCAACACGGTGGTGGTGAAGCCGGCCCCGCAGGACCCGCTCTCCGTCTACCGCATGGCGGAGGCACTGGAGGCCGCCGGTGTTCCGCCGGGTGTGGTGAACGTGGTGAGCGGGTCGGGCGCGGACGTCGGCGAGGCGGCGGTCGATGCGCCCGACGTGGACATGGTGAGCTTCACCGGCTCGACGGCGGTCGGACAGCGGATCGCGGAGGTGTGCGGGCGCGGGATGAAGCGCCAGCTGATGGAACTGGGCGGCAAGGGCGCGGCGGTCGTCTTCGACGACGCGGACGTGGGCTCGGCGGTGGCCGGCATCGCCACCACCTTCTCCTTCTACAGCGGGCAGATCTGCACGGCACCGACGCGGGTGATCGCGCAACGCGGCGTCTACGACCGGCTGGTGACCCAACTGGCCGCATACGCGGGGCGGTTGCCGGTGGGCGACCCGCGCGAGCCGGGCACGGTGGTCGGACCGGTGATCTCGGCGGCGCACCGGGACCGTGTCGAGTCGTACGTCGAGCTGGGCCGCAAGGAGGGCGCGCGGGTGGTGGCGGGCGGTGAACGGCCGCCGTACGACCGGGGGTTCTTCGTCGCCCCGACCCTGCTCGCCGACTGCACCCCCGACATGCGCGTCGTCCGCGAGGAGATCTTCGGCCCGGTCGTCGTCGTCCTCCCCTTCGACGACGAGGACGAGGCCGTCACCCTCGCCAACGACAGCGACTACGGCCTCATCGACTACGTCTGGTCCGGCGATGTCGCCCGTGCCTTCCGCGTGGCCCGGTGCCTGAGGGCGGGGGGAGTGGGCGTGAACACCGTCGGCCGCAACATGGAGGCCCCCTTCGGCGGCTTCAAGAAGAGCGGGGTGGGGCGTGACGTGGGGTCGTACGCGCTGCACGCGTACAGCGAGACGCAGGCGATCGTCTGGCCCGGCTGA
- a CDS encoding LLM class flavin-dependent oxidoreductase, which yields MEFGLFVQGYVGKRAETDPLAEHKALMEETEYVIQADKSGFKYAWASEHHFLEEYSHLSANEVFLGYLAHATERIHLGSGIFNPLAQVNHPVKVAEKVTMLDHLTEGRFEFGSGRGAGSHEILGFIPGVTDMNYTKEIWEETIAEFPKMWLQDEYVGFQGKHWSLPPRKILPKPYGKSHPAMWYAAGSPPSYSMAARKGLGVLGFSVQKVSDMEWVLEKYKTAIVDAEPIGDFVNDNVMVTTTAICAPTHDEAVRIAVNGGLHYLPSLVFRYHDTFPRPDGFPVWPETLPEYNEEFIELLIEEELLICGDPDEVVRQCKRWEQAGADQLSFGLPVGVPKEATLQTIRLVGEHVIPKIDTDPVHRTSRFRAAG from the coding sequence TTGGAATTCGGGCTCTTTGTACAGGGATACGTGGGCAAGCGGGCCGAGACCGACCCACTCGCGGAGCACAAGGCGCTGATGGAGGAGACCGAGTACGTCATCCAGGCGGACAAGTCCGGCTTCAAGTACGCGTGGGCCTCCGAGCACCACTTCCTGGAGGAGTACTCGCACCTCTCCGCCAACGAGGTGTTCCTGGGCTACCTGGCGCACGCGACCGAGCGGATCCATCTGGGGTCCGGCATCTTCAACCCGCTCGCCCAGGTCAACCACCCGGTGAAGGTCGCCGAGAAGGTCACCATGCTCGACCATCTCACCGAGGGGCGCTTCGAGTTCGGCAGCGGGCGCGGGGCCGGCTCGCACGAGATCCTCGGCTTCATCCCCGGTGTGACCGACATGAACTACACCAAGGAGATCTGGGAAGAGACCATCGCCGAGTTCCCCAAGATGTGGCTCCAGGACGAGTACGTCGGCTTCCAGGGCAAGCACTGGTCCCTGCCGCCGCGCAAGATCCTGCCCAAGCCGTACGGGAAGTCGCACCCCGCGATGTGGTACGCCGCCGGGTCGCCGCCGTCGTACTCCATGGCCGCCCGCAAGGGACTCGGCGTACTGGGCTTCAGCGTGCAGAAGGTCTCCGACATGGAGTGGGTGCTGGAGAAGTACAAGACGGCGATCGTCGACGCCGAGCCGATCGGGGACTTCGTCAACGACAACGTGATGGTGACGACGACCGCGATCTGCGCGCCCACGCACGACGAGGCGGTGCGGATCGCGGTGAACGGCGGGCTGCACTATCTGCCCTCGCTCGTCTTCCGCTACCACGACACGTTCCCGCGGCCGGACGGCTTCCCCGTGTGGCCGGAGACGCTGCCCGAGTACAACGAGGAGTTCATCGAACTGCTCATCGAGGAAGAGCTGTTGATCTGCGGGGACCCCGACGAAGTGGTCCGGCAGTGCAAGCGGTGGGAGCAGGCCGGGGCGGACCAGCTGAGCTTCGGGCTGCCGGTGGGGGTGCCGAAGGAGGCGACCCTGCAGACCATCCGGCTGGTCGGGGAGCACGTGATCCCGAAGATCGACACGGATCCCGTGCACCGGACGTCGCGGTTCCGGGCGGCGGGTTGA